From a region of the Candidatus Thorarchaeota archaeon genome:
- a CDS encoding 6-phosphofructokinase: MKVGVLTSGGDAPGMNAAIRAIVRVGLHRGLSVYGIRGGFQGIFQRDFVEMFARSVARIVHKGGTLLTTGRSDEFKTESGIRRAASILQEEHFDGLIAIGGDGTMRGLHELKKHWNGLTVGLPGSIDNDIYGTDYSIGFDTAVNNALDAIDKIRDTAESFSRVFLIEVMGRNCGAIALHVGIACGATAILIPETKTDLDAVARSVIDGRKAGKTSSIIIVAEGDEGGNAELIAEKLSSLVGERCRVSVLGYLQRGGNPTRYDRVLATRLGTRAVECMLHGVDGVMLGEVRGEVVATPFVDVWTKKKELDQWMLGLIDELAT; the protein is encoded by the coding sequence ATGAAGGTCGGTGTCCTGACAAGCGGTGGTGACGCGCCGGGGATGAACGCAGCCATCCGTGCCATTGTGCGTGTGGGCCTGCACAGAGGGCTGTCGGTCTATGGGATCCGTGGCGGCTTCCAGGGCATATTCCAAAGGGACTTTGTTGAGATGTTCGCGCGTAGTGTAGCACGAATTGTTCACAAGGGCGGCACGCTGCTCACCACTGGCAGGTCGGATGAGTTCAAGACAGAGAGTGGCATCAGGCGCGCTGCGTCCATTCTCCAAGAAGAGCACTTTGATGGTCTCATAGCCATAGGCGGCGATGGCACCATGAGAGGGCTCCATGAGCTGAAGAAGCACTGGAACGGGCTTACAGTCGGCCTTCCCGGTTCCATAGACAACGACATCTATGGGACGGACTACTCAATCGGGTTCGACACTGCTGTCAACAATGCCCTTGACGCCATAGACAAGATCCGTGACACAGCCGAGTCCTTCTCACGTGTCTTTCTCATTGAGGTGATGGGACGCAACTGCGGTGCCATAGCCCTCCATGTAGGGATCGCCTGTGGTGCCACTGCGATACTGATTCCTGAGACCAAGACGGACCTCGACGCAGTCGCAAGGAGTGTCATCGACGGACGGAAGGCAGGCAAGACAAGCTCGATAATCATAGTCGCAGAAGGAGATGAGGGAGGGAACGCAGAACTGATCGCTGAGAAACTCTCATCACTGGTAGGTGAGCGATGCCGGGTGTCAGTCCTCGGCTACCTGCAGAGAGGCGGAAACCCCACTAGATACGACCGTGTCCTTGCAACTCGACTGGGTACCAGAGCTGTTGAGTGCATGCTTCACGGTGTCGATGGCGTGATGTTGGGAGAGGTGCGTGGAGAGGTGGTGGCCACACCCTTTGTTGATGTCTGGACCAAGAAGAAGGAGCTCGACCAGTGGATGCTGGGCCTGATTGACGAGCTGGCCACCTAG
- a CDS encoding GNAT family N-acetyltransferase, whose translation MQSLVRKLVLDDKPEVEALCATIWEGNDYVPSVFSNWVSGENTHMMGVFSDSQLVAICNLEIIRGTTVGWVEGLRVREGHRNQGHASRIVSEIVELARQKGLKTLRYATGSLNLESQAVARKTGFHLATSVGYLRIERPFPPHPRPSPSVVPLEVEPSRLLQFLEVSPDLIDVERVPISWSFESKDLQGLQRVSAKTKFRVVVEDTGIASGLYYSQKVHDNGEDRMTFHVFATDRAVFVDIMSRMIEEADASNADSAVFFLGPRVKEWSKSLGYADPEFDDRAFLLFERGL comes from the coding sequence ATGCAGAGTCTGGTCCGGAAACTCGTCCTAGATGACAAGCCCGAGGTTGAAGCGCTCTGTGCCACAATATGGGAAGGCAATGACTACGTGCCCAGCGTGTTTTCCAACTGGGTCTCAGGCGAGAATACGCATATGATGGGCGTGTTCTCAGACTCACAACTGGTCGCAATCTGCAACCTCGAGATCATCAGGGGGACAACAGTCGGTTGGGTGGAAGGACTCAGAGTAAGAGAGGGGCATCGCAATCAGGGCCATGCCTCACGCATCGTCTCGGAGATTGTCGAGCTGGCAAGGCAGAAGGGACTGAAGACTCTCCGGTATGCGACTGGCAGCTTGAACCTTGAGTCACAGGCGGTAGCCAGGAAGACCGGTTTCCATCTTGCAACCAGCGTTGGCTACCTTCGCATCGAACGTCCCTTCCCACCACATCCGCGGCCGAGCCCAAGCGTCGTTCCGCTCGAAGTCGAGCCCTCACGTCTCCTTCAATTCCTAGAGGTGTCACCAGATCTCATCGATGTGGAACGTGTACCTATCTCCTGGTCCTTTGAGTCCAAGGACTTGCAGGGGCTGCAGCGAGTGTCTGCCAAGACGAAGTTCAGGGTGGTGGTCGAGGACACGGGCATCGCGTCAGGGCTCTACTACTCTCAGAAGGTCCATGACAACGGTGAGGACAGGATGACCTTTCATGTCTTTGCGACTGACAGGGCGGTGTTTGTCGACATAATGTCCCGTATGATAGAGGAGGCCGATGCCTCAAATGCGGACTCGGCGGTCTTCTTTCTCGGGCCCAGGGTGAAGGAATGGTCAAAGAGCCTTGGTTATGCGGACCCGGAGTTCGATGACCGAGCGTTCCTGCTGTTCGAGAGAGGTCTCTGA
- a CDS encoding amino acid permease: MTNTDAAHTPVKRSTVSLKRDVGWFGSFAMGYADVGADIYVALGLVAAYAAGWAPIAFLIASVTYIATGLAYAELSTAYPYAGGAQVYSMKAINDFAGFLAGWLVMLDYTVCIALFAIATTGYLTFFFPWLTGAVVVTLAGMTFEISGIGLYSFIIVLALIGVNIVGIRESSHLNMSMVALNLIVLSAVVILGLVLSFGVDLFFMQLSVRGAPDAFGHIAYLWEGNTNEQNFLYAVTLAMSSFIGIESIAQAAEETKRPDRTIPRATKMSVVSVLVFAVGLSAISVGILPWTVLAANLGAPVSTLAGSIGVVGIYVVPVVAFTGFAICLVSSNTGIIGVSRVVFSMSHFGLLPDWFSKVNTRTRTPSRTIIVFGMIGAAMALIGSLDWVADLYNFGALLSYLMVNVSLILLRQSDKDTYRSWEVPYTVFLRLRGRRIALPIPTVIGVFACGTIWTLVILFHPMGRLLGASWTCVGLLVYAAYRKRKGLRLFSKDLGMSIRPMAYRINAVVFVRPEERDEIVHDIAESLDNRFRITLCTVIRTEKWKLSLQMAEQYREAALSDLAHMAEVLHSLGYETDARAELGSMRSVVTAMAQSSDFDFIVVLSRRGIRKFKRATEDDISAIVAESAPGKMLVIRK, translated from the coding sequence ATGACAAATACCGATGCAGCACACACACCAGTGAAACGCTCAACGGTCTCTCTCAAACGTGACGTGGGTTGGTTCGGTTCATTCGCGATGGGTTATGCCGATGTTGGTGCAGACATATACGTGGCACTGGGACTGGTGGCAGCCTATGCGGCGGGCTGGGCCCCTATTGCATTCCTCATCGCTTCAGTCACATACATTGCGACAGGCCTTGCCTATGCTGAACTGTCAACTGCGTATCCATACGCTGGCGGCGCTCAGGTATACTCCATGAAGGCAATCAATGACTTCGCTGGCTTCCTGGCAGGCTGGCTGGTCATGCTAGACTACACGGTCTGCATAGCCCTGTTCGCCATTGCTACCACTGGCTATCTGACCTTCTTCTTTCCCTGGCTCACTGGCGCAGTGGTCGTGACACTGGCTGGTATGACCTTCGAGATCAGCGGAATTGGCCTGTACTCCTTCATCATAGTCCTGGCACTCATAGGCGTCAACATTGTCGGCATCAGGGAGTCCTCTCACCTGAACATGAGCATGGTGGCCCTCAATCTGATAGTGCTCTCTGCGGTGGTCATTCTAGGGCTCGTGCTCTCCTTTGGAGTCGACCTGTTCTTCATGCAGTTGTCTGTCCGGGGAGCTCCCGACGCATTCGGTCACATCGCATACCTGTGGGAGGGAAACACAAACGAACAGAACTTCCTCTATGCAGTGACGTTGGCGATGAGCTCTTTCATAGGCATCGAGTCTATCGCGCAGGCTGCCGAGGAGACCAAGCGTCCTGACCGGACCATTCCTCGGGCCACCAAGATGTCAGTTGTGTCGGTCCTCGTGTTCGCAGTGGGGCTGTCTGCAATCAGCGTTGGCATTCTGCCTTGGACAGTGCTGGCAGCGAACTTGGGCGCACCAGTCTCGACCCTTGCTGGCTCCATAGGAGTCGTGGGCATCTATGTGGTCCCTGTGGTGGCTTTCACGGGCTTCGCAATCTGCCTTGTGTCCTCCAATACTGGCATCATAGGCGTATCCCGGGTCGTCTTCTCGATGAGTCACTTCGGTCTGCTGCCTGATTGGTTCTCAAAGGTGAACACGAGGACACGGACACCGAGTCGTACCATCATCGTCTTTGGAATGATAGGTGCAGCCATGGCCCTCATAGGTTCACTCGACTGGGTGGCCGACCTGTACAACTTCGGCGCTCTCCTCTCCTACCTGATGGTGAACGTGTCACTGATACTCTTGCGCCAGAGTGACAAGGACACTTACCGGTCGTGGGAAGTGCCCTACACAGTCTTCCTGAGGCTGAGAGGACGGAGAATAGCATTGCCTATCCCCACTGTGATAGGTGTGTTTGCCTGCGGCACCATCTGGACGCTGGTGATTCTGTTCCACCCGATGGGGCGGCTTCTGGGTGCGTCGTGGACCTGCGTGGGGCTGCTTGTCTATGCAGCATATCGCAAGAGAAAGGGACTACGTCTCTTCTCAAAGGACCTCGGGATGTCGATACGACCAATGGCCTACAGAATAAATGCTGTCGTATTCGTGCGGCCTGAGGAGCGAGATGAGATCGTCCATGACATCGCCGAGAGTCTGGACAACCGCTTCAGGATAACCCTCTGCACTGTCATCAGGACCGAGAAGTGGAAACTGTCACTTCAGATGGCCGAGCAGTACCGAGAGGCGGCTCTCTCGGACCTGGCACACATGGCAGAAGTCCTTCACAGTCTCGGATATGAGACTGATGCCAGGGCAGAACTAGGGTCCATGCGCAGTGTGGTGACAGCAATGGCTCAGTCATCAGACTTTGACTTCATCGTCGTGCTGAGCAGAAGAGGCATCCGGAAGTTCAAGCGTGCGACCGAAGATGATATCTCCGCAATTGTTGCTGAGTCTGCCCCCGGCAAGATGCTAGTGATTAGGAAGTGA
- a CDS encoding PstS family phosphate ABC transporter substrate-binding protein, protein MKGNTGIIVGLLIGLIAGAGIVLVVNTAPAPQQYVITTAGSTTLYPLSQQWATKFHEQYSQFTVNPATGGSGLGQSQVAQKLIHIGASSSYPDANYRGNNTNVRIIPVSADALGIVANPSVNGSVLRLDCDMAVAIFQRNVTTWEQFETTFGVSIAATGAINVYVRSDASGTTATFGKWLKTAGANPNPHANYTWLLGDHESITWVSGTNAVEGNPGVASGVASDPNGIGYVGLAFMEGLTPAKLYNPTNHEYVDPSIENALKALPPVLTNPGANLFNSANAGAYPIARLLYYLVHIENVPWYVLVFMNWALAQGQKYISEVGYVPINGTSVQMYSFGQIAQLAPTA, encoded by the coding sequence ATGAAAGGAAACACCGGAATAATCGTTGGCCTGCTCATCGGCCTGATTGCCGGAGCTGGAATAGTGCTTGTAGTCAATACTGCACCGGCTCCTCAGCAATACGTGATCACAACGGCGGGCTCGACAACGCTCTATCCGCTGTCGCAGCAGTGGGCAACGAAGTTCCACGAGCAATACAGCCAGTTCACTGTGAATCCAGCGACTGGTGGGTCTGGACTTGGTCAGTCTCAGGTGGCACAGAAGCTGATACACATTGGAGCTAGCAGCTCGTATCCAGATGCCAACTACCGAGGCAACAACACGAACGTGAGAATCATCCCCGTGTCTGCTGACGCTCTGGGCATTGTGGCAAACCCATCTGTAAATGGTTCAGTGCTCAGGCTGGACTGTGACATGGCAGTGGCCATCTTCCAGCGCAACGTCACCACATGGGAGCAGTTTGAGACCACCTTCGGTGTCAGCATCGCAGCGACTGGTGCCATCAACGTCTATGTCCGGTCTGATGCAAGCGGCACAACCGCGACCTTCGGCAAGTGGCTGAAGACCGCCGGGGCAAATCCCAATCCCCATGCCAACTACACTTGGCTTCTCGGAGACCACGAGTCAATCACGTGGGTATCGGGCACAAATGCCGTCGAGGGCAATCCGGGTGTGGCCAGTGGCGTCGCCTCGGACCCCAATGGCATAGGCTACGTTGGGCTCGCCTTCATGGAAGGCCTGACTCCAGCAAAGCTCTACAACCCGACCAACCACGAGTATGTCGATCCATCCATCGAGAACGCTCTAAAGGCCCTACCGCCAGTGTTGACAAACCCTGGTGCGAACCTGTTCAACTCAGCGAACGCCGGCGCATACCCCATAGCACGACTCCTGTACTATCTGGTTCACATCGAGAATGTTCCATGGTACGTGCTGGTGTTCATGAACTGGGCTCTTGCTCAGGGTCAGAAGTACATATCCGAAGTGGGTTACGTGCCCATCAATGGTACTTCGGTCCAGATGTATTCCTTCGGTCAGATTGCTCAGCTCGCACCAACAGCATAG
- the pstC gene encoding phosphate ABC transporter permease subunit PstC produces the protein MLQGNERRANLITTLKLKLTELSKAVRSIRSLSKAAAVDKVGKMILFVPALACTFVIALILAFLWYESSTIFASPQGGVAILVSPTWDPNRDLYGISVFIAGSFMCSLLAIGMAVPLGLGAAVFLSEYCTPKIRDMFKVVVEMMAAVPSIVYGLWAFAVMVPWIKGSLAPAVQNNPLTAWMPWFQGTTNGYSLLAGGLILAVMLLPTVVAVSDDALHSVPMSYREASYALGATKSETARRVVISAALPGIGAAVVLSLGRAVGETMAVLMVTGNSASIPYSLFDPCYVMTSVITNQLGYAFVYDLWRSALFAVALVLMLMSVCFTIIAKLAIRHGMKTRGLV, from the coding sequence ATGCTCCAGGGTAATGAACGCCGTGCAAATCTGATCACGACACTGAAGCTGAAACTGACCGAGCTCTCCAAGGCCGTCAGAAGCATCCGGTCCCTATCGAAAGCGGCGGCAGTCGACAAGGTCGGCAAGATGATTCTGTTCGTCCCCGCTTTAGCATGCACATTTGTCATCGCCTTGATTCTTGCGTTTCTCTGGTACGAGTCCTCGACCATATTCGCCTCGCCACAAGGGGGCGTTGCGATACTGGTGAGCCCCACATGGGATCCTAACCGAGACCTCTATGGCATATCGGTGTTCATTGCCGGCTCGTTCATGTGCAGCCTTTTGGCGATAGGTATGGCAGTACCGCTCGGTCTTGGTGCGGCCGTCTTTCTCAGTGAGTACTGCACACCTAAGATTCGTGACATGTTCAAAGTGGTTGTCGAGATGATGGCGGCTGTGCCATCCATCGTGTACGGGCTCTGGGCCTTCGCTGTGATGGTCCCATGGATAAAGGGCAGTCTTGCACCTGCAGTGCAGAACAATCCGTTGACAGCATGGATGCCCTGGTTTCAAGGAACAACAAACGGGTACAGCCTTCTTGCAGGGGGGCTAATACTGGCCGTCATGTTGCTTCCCACCGTGGTTGCAGTGTCGGACGATGCGCTTCACTCCGTTCCGATGAGTTATCGAGAGGCTTCATACGCCCTCGGTGCCACAAAGAGTGAGACCGCTCGTAGAGTCGTGATCTCAGCTGCGCTGCCGGGAATAGGCGCCGCAGTGGTACTCTCGCTTGGTCGCGCAGTGGGAGAGACAATGGCTGTCCTAATGGTGACCGGCAACTCTGCAAGTATCCCTTACTCACTCTTCGACCCCTGCTATGTGATGACGAGTGTCATAACAAACCAGTTGGGCTATGCGTTCGTCTATGACCTGTGGAGGTCAGCCCTGTTTGCAGTTGCTCTAGTTCTCATGCTCATGTCAGTCTGTTTCACCATAATAGCCAAGTTGGCAATCCGTCACGGTATGAAGACACGGGGGCTTGTCTGA
- a CDS encoding Lrp/AsnC ligand binding domain-containing protein, with amino-acid sequence MTDVDSKLRVILQIYVESRDLDEVSSELVKLPGIVDVYEVTGESDIIVMIEADDVIAFRDLLKNRILPISGIRSTVSSVVTYIHKKDGRVTD; translated from the coding sequence GTGACAGACGTGGATTCCAAACTCAGAGTCATTCTGCAGATATACGTTGAGAGCAGAGACCTAGACGAGGTCTCAAGCGAACTCGTGAAACTGCCCGGTATTGTCGATGTCTATGAGGTGACCGGCGAGTCCGACATAATAGTCATGATAGAGGCTGATGATGTGATTGCCTTTCGGGACCTGTTGAAGAACCGAATCCTTCCCATCAGCGGAATCAGGAGCACCGTGTCGAGTGTGGTGACATACATACACAAGAAGGATGGGCGTGTGACAGACTAG
- a CDS encoding alpha/beta fold hydrolase, with the protein MMHLQLRYTILVISIGMLLGGAALGASTQAGFGVVSVVETDFLAGDGALIHSTLQTPTYASAANRLPGVLVIHGSLQSKEWLMAFGIELARRGFVVLTIDANGHGNSDKGTSGGTAALEYLAALSTVDASQIGIVGHSMGGGIALRAINESSTVVNALVLVGSGVGRYSNTTYPRNLMVAVGDFDSLSAYPSNTTLLSSVFGVPQPQPGVLYGDFGTGSARKLVLSDTNHLFETIDPVIISATIEWMKDSLKGGVEDSHWTPSSQTIYGWWLLGGLVSTAGAVLSVFPLLTILIRTKWFGQLRREPEYVNAASRRQYLRAGTLYGLISVIGFYPLLAVGTMVQLVVPFPQYQGLPVLFWIAGTAVISLLALPVILRDREEPGRVWRELREVVPGQKDGMRPILMTFLLALTVVAWLYAWTLIVDLSTSLDLRCFLPGMNDLTLSRALIAPIYAAVFFLYFLVEGMWLMGAMRTRARTGWIQGQLAWSVEAVFIKCIPFALLILLEFGGGLLLSVAIVPGIAGYSFLFFYAFLPWFAVSSVLTVWCYRETGSYYLAAMVNAMLFGWLMATILAF; encoded by the coding sequence ATGATGCACTTGCAGTTGCGGTACACCATCCTCGTCATCAGTATTGGTATGTTGCTCGGCGGTGCAGCCCTCGGCGCCTCGACTCAGGCTGGCTTTGGAGTCGTGAGTGTTGTAGAGACAGACTTTCTTGCAGGTGACGGCGCTCTGATTCACAGCACTCTTCAGACACCCACCTATGCGTCGGCAGCCAACAGGCTCCCCGGTGTCCTTGTGATTCACGGGTCGCTTCAGAGCAAGGAGTGGCTCATGGCCTTCGGCATAGAGCTGGCCAGACGTGGTTTCGTGGTGCTGACAATAGATGCCAACGGTCACGGCAACTCCGACAAGGGAACCAGTGGTGGGACCGCCGCCCTCGAATACTTGGCAGCTCTCAGCACCGTTGACGCCTCGCAGATAGGTATAGTCGGGCACAGCATGGGTGGGGGCATTGCGCTTCGGGCAATCAACGAGTCGTCCACGGTGGTCAACGCATTGGTGCTGGTCGGCTCGGGGGTCGGAAGATACTCCAACACCACATATCCGCGAAACCTGATGGTTGCGGTTGGGGACTTCGACTCGCTCTCAGCCTACCCGAGCAACACCACTCTCTTGTCTTCCGTCTTCGGTGTGCCTCAACCACAGCCTGGGGTTCTCTACGGTGACTTTGGTACTGGCTCGGCAAGAAAGCTCGTCCTCTCGGACACGAATCACCTCTTCGAGACCATTGACCCTGTGATCATATCCGCGACCATCGAGTGGATGAAAGACTCGCTGAAGGGTGGTGTGGAAGACTCCCACTGGACTCCTAGCAGTCAGACCATCTACGGCTGGTGGTTGCTGGGCGGTCTCGTAAGCACAGCAGGTGCAGTCCTTTCCGTCTTTCCTCTACTTACAATACTGATACGTACAAAATGGTTCGGACAGCTTCGACGTGAGCCGGAGTACGTCAATGCTGCGAGTCGTCGGCAGTATCTGAGAGCTGGCACCCTTTACGGGTTGATTTCGGTCATCGGCTTCTATCCACTCCTTGCCGTTGGCACAATGGTGCAGCTGGTCGTGCCCTTCCCGCAGTATCAGGGCTTGCCAGTCCTCTTCTGGATTGCTGGAACGGCCGTGATCTCGCTCCTTGCGTTGCCCGTCATCCTGCGTGACCGAGAGGAACCCGGACGAGTCTGGAGAGAACTGCGTGAAGTTGTGCCGGGCCAGAAGGACGGTATGCGACCCATTCTCATGACCTTCCTGCTCGCTCTCACAGTCGTCGCATGGCTCTACGCATGGACGCTCATTGTGGACCTCAGTACTTCACTCGACCTGCGATGCTTCCTGCCAGGGATGAACGACCTGACGCTCTCAAGAGCTCTGATAGCTCCCATATATGCAGCCGTCTTCTTCCTATACTTCTTGGTGGAAGGTATGTGGCTGATGGGAGCAATGAGGACGAGGGCACGGACCGGATGGATTCAGGGACAGCTTGCATGGTCTGTTGAGGCCGTGTTCATCAAGTGCATACCCTTTGCTCTGCTGATACTGCTTGAGTTTGGTGGAGGCCTCCTGCTGAGCGTGGCAATCGTACCCGGGATTGCAGGCTACTCGTTCCTCTTCTTCTATGCATTCCTCCCGTGGTTCGCGGTTTCCAGCGTCCTGACGGTTTGGTGCTATCGTGAGACCGGTAGCTACTACCTGGCTGCGATGGTCAACGCGATGCTCTTCGGCTGGTTGATGGCGACGATACTGGCCTTCTAG
- a CDS encoding universal stress protein, which translates to MAADDRVLMPVSGTIEYADMVAALMPLLRFHTKNITLFHVVETPVTTPLESSELDKTLAGEETKLKPMADWLTAQGYNVETRIAVARHTVDAIVEETYARGYSLIFMMKRRKRSLSEKLLGRSVTEEVIRRVKTPVVTILV; encoded by the coding sequence TTGGCGGCTGATGACAGAGTATTGATGCCTGTTTCCGGAACAATCGAGTACGCTGACATGGTGGCAGCACTGATGCCTCTACTTCGCTTCCACACGAAGAATATCACGCTGTTTCATGTCGTGGAAACGCCTGTGACCACACCGCTCGAGTCGTCAGAGCTTGACAAGACCCTCGCAGGCGAAGAGACGAAGTTGAAACCCATGGCAGACTGGCTCACTGCACAGGGCTACAATGTGGAGACGAGGATTGCAGTTGCAAGACACACTGTGGATGCCATCGTGGAGGAGACGTACGCAAGAGGCTACTCACTGATCTTCATGATGAAGCGGAGGAAGAGGAGTCTCTCAGAGAAACTTCTTGGACGAAGCGTCACCGAGGAGGTGATTCGTCGCGTCAAGACTCCGGTTGTCACCATTCTGGTCTAG
- the pstA gene encoding phosphate ABC transporter permease PstA — MSEMQTENNHSPDTRKTLIGWVHMIRNGTRRIHRPKSWRHAKDKLFTILLALVLLTVVAPFFMLLYHVGLVGLSDLLGSGTGQGLELFTTFPGGDLKGGVLNAIVGSMLLAVIAGSVGIPLSVFGAVYITEYSRPGLVRSGVEFAADVLAGIPSIVFGAFGFTFLVVYAGLGVGLISGGLTLAFMMIPTILRTTQEALRQVPMSLREASLALGATRWSTTWRVSIKAAFPGVITGVLLALGRTIGETAPLIFTAGNNLGIPNQIVGPGSWVASLPYTIWAYITDPRPYLQVRAHSTALTLLLIVLTVDMVANIVSRKVTRRLV; from the coding sequence TTGTCTGAGATGCAGACGGAGAACAACCATTCACCGGACACAAGGAAGACTCTGATCGGCTGGGTTCACATGATACGGAACGGGACAAGACGCATTCACAGGCCCAAGTCGTGGAGACACGCAAAGGACAAGCTGTTCACAATCCTCCTTGCACTAGTGCTGCTGACTGTTGTCGCACCGTTCTTCATGCTACTGTACCATGTGGGTCTTGTGGGCCTCTCCGATTTGCTGGGTTCAGGTACGGGCCAGGGGCTGGAGCTGTTCACGACCTTTCCGGGCGGTGACCTCAAGGGTGGAGTGCTCAATGCGATAGTTGGTTCTATGCTCCTTGCGGTGATTGCAGGTTCTGTCGGTATACCGTTGAGCGTGTTCGGAGCCGTGTACATCACCGAGTACTCAAGACCCGGACTCGTCAGAAGCGGCGTGGAGTTCGCAGCGGACGTACTGGCGGGCATTCCCTCAATCGTGTTCGGTGCCTTTGGTTTCACGTTCCTTGTTGTGTATGCCGGGCTGGGAGTGGGCCTCATCTCGGGAGGTCTGACGCTGGCATTTATGATGATTCCTACTATCCTCAGGACCACCCAGGAGGCACTCAGGCAGGTTCCTATGTCTCTTCGAGAAGCGTCTCTTGCCTTGGGCGCAACAAGATGGTCCACCACTTGGAGAGTCTCAATAAAAGCCGCGTTTCCGGGCGTCATCACGGGCGTCTTGCTGGCGCTGGGACGTACAATAGGTGAGACTGCACCGCTTATCTTCACCGCAGGCAACAACCTCGGGATTCCAAATCAGATAGTTGGTCCCGGCTCATGGGTCGCATCACTGCCATACACAATCTGGGCGTACATCACCGACCCGCGGCCATACCTTCAAGTCAGAGCGCACTCGACAGCCCTGACACTTCTTCTGATTGTGCTGACAGTGGACATGGTAGCCAACATAGTGTCGAGAAAGGTCACAAGGAGACTGGTATAG
- a CDS encoding FAD-binding oxidoreductase, producing the protein MKSGESYDIVIVGAGIVGVCSAYYLQKNNPDKRILLIDRLSAAGQGNTAMSAAAVRNMFASTTNQLLTDTSIKFIEHIQNKVGYNVLFEKTGYLWLLGKDQYESPSVQMWMERMKASKIHYHVYSKKELKDMIPGLNVDFTGDEAAELMHLKQVEYGLFGGDCGVVDPTRLLEYYLEEFTKMSKVKPRYGVNVTRMILQPDPVLDLPGEPFVWQDKKIVGVQTDKGDIFADTVVLATGAWANQLLDPVGMDSRTKSKKRQMFVIHAEDKPGLKDLLFSKGFNDLGCIPFTILPSAGVYFRPQLQEKGFWVGCADKLGRAYDYVQTDDYATAEAAYYENSVYPVLSKYFPAFEDARPVGSWGGGYCYSPDAIPLIYCENGVIVANGASGSGIMKADAMGRIVDALYRGLPSAELYGGKRIPAKALSIKERNVEIESVVI; encoded by the coding sequence ATGAAGAGCGGCGAGAGCTACGACATAGTGATAGTCGGTGCAGGTATTGTGGGTGTCTGTTCAGCATATTATCTGCAGAAGAACAACCCGGACAAGAGGATTCTGCTAATCGACAGGCTATCTGCTGCAGGACAAGGAAACACTGCGATGAGTGCAGCCGCTGTGCGCAACATGTTTGCTTCCACAACCAACCAGCTGCTCACCGACACGTCGATCAAGTTCATCGAACACATTCAGAACAAAGTGGGCTACAACGTCCTCTTTGAGAAGACCGGCTATCTCTGGCTGCTGGGCAAGGACCAGTATGAGAGTCCCAGCGTTCAGATGTGGATGGAACGGATGAAGGCATCAAAGATACACTATCATGTCTACTCCAAGAAGGAACTGAAGGACATGATTCCCGGTCTCAATGTTGACTTCACGGGAGACGAGGCCGCCGAGCTGATGCACCTGAAGCAGGTCGAATACGGCCTGTTCGGTGGCGACTGCGGTGTCGTGGACCCCACCAGGCTTCTCGAATACTATCTGGAAGAGTTCACGAAAATGTCGAAGGTCAAACCGCGCTATGGTGTGAATGTAACCAGGATGATACTGCAACCAGACCCTGTCTTGGACTTGCCCGGAGAGCCCTTTGTGTGGCAGGACAAGAAGATCGTTGGCGTGCAGACCGACAAGGGGGACATATTCGCTGACACCGTCGTGCTCGCAACCGGTGCGTGGGCCAACCAACTGCTCGACCCAGTCGGCATGGACAGCCGCACCAAGTCAAAGAAGCGACAGATGTTTGTGATCCATGCCGAAGACAAGCCCGGGTTGAAGGACCTCCTGTTCTCGAAGGGCTTCAATGACCTCGGGTGCATTCCGTTTACGATACTCCCGTCAGCAGGAGTCTACTTCCGCCCTCAGCTTCAAGAGAAGGGATTCTGGGTGGGATGCGCAGACAAACTCGGTCGAGCCTACGACTATGTACAGACAGATGATTATGCTACTGCAGAGGCGGCATACTACGAGAACAGCGTCTATCCTGTCCTCAGCAAGTACTTCCCCGCGTTCGAAGATGCTAGGCCTGTTGGCAGCTGGGGTGGCGGATACTGCTATAGCCCAGACGCGATACCGCTCATCTACTGTGAGAATGGGGTCATAGTCGCAAATGGCGCAAGCGGGTCGGGGATAATGAAGGCCGACGCGATGGGAAGGATAGTAGACGCGCTCTACCGAGGACTTCCCAGTGCAGAGCTCTACGGAGGCAAGAGAATCCCAGCCAAGGCGCTCAGCATAAAGGAGCGCAATGTGGAGATTGAGAGCGTCGTGATCTAG